In Gemmatimonadota bacterium, the following proteins share a genomic window:
- a CDS encoding Gfo/Idh/MocA family oxidoreductase: MNPRHEQFHLGIAGACGRGMSFRAACDALPRVRVHAVCDVDAGALPATAELLGASERYTDYDEMLERSDLDGVIIATPMPLHAPQAIAALDRGLHVFSEVPAAVSVEECRGIVRAAGASGRVYMMGENYTYIRENVLVKALVKAGHFGTPYYAEGEYLHELKGYDEHRLAARGLPPEQVWRRHWQSGIDGITYGTHSLGPILQWFDDRVAYVSCHGSGHHYLDAEGRPYAQDTSVMLCKMAGGGLAKIRMDLTSDRPHALTNYQLQGTDGCYESARGKGQPYRVWLRSRCADENTWMDLHELEEEFLPDWMRAAAAKGAGHGGSDYHELVEFIEAAEGRRKPSIGLHEAMDMTLPGLVSQQSIAENGSSLPVPNSRDW; the protein is encoded by the coding sequence ATGAACCCTCGTCACGAACAGTTCCACCTGGGCATCGCCGGGGCATGCGGCCGGGGCATGAGCTTCCGCGCCGCCTGCGATGCCCTCCCGCGGGTCCGCGTACACGCCGTGTGCGACGTCGACGCCGGTGCGCTGCCCGCCACCGCCGAGCTGCTCGGCGCCTCGGAGCGGTACACTGACTACGATGAAATGCTCGAACGGTCCGACCTGGACGGCGTGATCATCGCCACGCCCATGCCGCTGCATGCGCCGCAGGCCATCGCCGCACTGGACCGGGGGCTGCACGTATTCAGCGAGGTCCCGGCGGCGGTTTCGGTCGAGGAGTGCCGGGGGATCGTCCGGGCGGCCGGGGCCTCCGGCCGCGTGTACATGATGGGCGAGAACTACACCTACATCCGGGAGAACGTGCTGGTGAAGGCGCTCGTGAAGGCGGGGCATTTCGGCACGCCCTACTATGCCGAGGGGGAGTACCTCCACGAGCTCAAGGGGTACGACGAGCATCGCCTGGCGGCCCGGGGACTGCCGCCCGAGCAGGTCTGGCGCCGCCACTGGCAGTCCGGCATCGACGGCATCACCTACGGGACCCACAGCCTGGGACCCATCCTCCAGTGGTTCGACGACCGCGTGGCGTACGTATCATGCCACGGCAGCGGCCATCACTACCTGGACGCGGAGGGCAGGCCCTACGCCCAGGACACGAGCGTCATGCTCTGCAAGATGGCGGGCGGCGGCCTGGCCAAGATCCGGATGGACCTTACCTCCGACCGCCCTCATGCACTGACCAACTACCAGCTCCAGGGGACCGACGGCTGCTACGAATCGGCCCGGGGCAAGGGACAGCCGTACCGCGTCTGGCTGCGGTCCCGGTGCGCGGACGAAAACACGTGGATGGACCTTCACGAACTGGAGGAGGAGTTCCTGCCCGACTGGATGAGGGCGGCGGCCGCGAAAGGCGCCGGGCACGGCGGGAGCGACTACCATGAACTGGTCGAATTCATCGAAGCTGCGGAAGGCCGGCGCAAACCGTCCATCGGCCTGCACGAGGCCATGGACATGACCCTGCCCGGCCTCGTCAGCCAGCAGTCCATCGCCGAGAACGGCAGTTCGCTGCCCGTGCCGAATTCGCGGGATTGGTAG
- a CDS encoding D-TA family PLP-dependent enzyme, protein MDPRYLVANVDEIPSPSMLVYRERLKENIDRTLEIAGGPERLRPHIKTHKMRAVIEMQRAAGIGKFKCATIYEARMLAEMGVEDVFVAYQMIGPNIGRLVELAGRYPEATFRSMVDDAGAAEALSAAAAGSGVTIDVLLDFDVGQHRTGIEAGPEALELYALLDRLPGITPGGLHGYDGHNHQVDIEERRLACGGALDQVRAFQARLESRGLPVPRRVMGGSISFPCYAPAEDVEPSPGTSVFWDWGYGSRFPDLPFEAAALLLSRIISIPTATRVTLDLGNKSIASDPAGQRGIPWNLPGAEPGQHNEEHWVMDSVDSSGLSVGDPIYVFPTHVCPCSALHRQVYVIDGDGRCREQWTVDARDRE, encoded by the coding sequence ATGGATCCCCGATACCTCGTAGCCAACGTCGACGAGATACCCAGTCCCTCCATGCTTGTCTACCGGGAGCGGCTCAAGGAAAACATCGACCGGACCCTGGAGATCGCGGGCGGCCCCGAACGCCTCCGTCCCCACATAAAGACCCACAAGATGCGGGCCGTCATCGAGATGCAGCGCGCGGCCGGGATCGGCAAGTTCAAGTGCGCCACGATATACGAGGCGCGGATGCTGGCGGAGATGGGCGTGGAGGACGTCTTCGTCGCCTACCAGATGATCGGGCCCAACATCGGACGCCTGGTCGAGCTGGCCGGCCGTTATCCCGAGGCGACTTTCCGCAGCATGGTGGACGATGCGGGCGCGGCAGAGGCGCTGTCGGCGGCGGCGGCCGGCTCCGGCGTGACCATCGACGTGCTGCTGGACTTCGACGTGGGCCAGCACCGCACCGGGATCGAGGCCGGCCCGGAAGCGCTCGAACTCTACGCGCTGCTCGACCGCCTGCCCGGCATCACACCCGGCGGATTGCACGGCTACGACGGCCATAACCACCAGGTGGACATCGAAGAACGCCGGCTGGCCTGCGGCGGCGCACTGGACCAGGTGCGGGCGTTCCAGGCCCGGCTGGAGTCCCGGGGACTGCCCGTGCCGAGGCGCGTCATGGGCGGTTCTATATCCTTCCCGTGCTATGCCCCGGCCGAAGACGTGGAGCCCTCGCCCGGCACCTCGGTATTCTGGGACTGGGGGTACGGCAGCCGCTTTCCCGACCTGCCCTTCGAAGCCGCGGCCCTGCTCCTCAGCCGCATCATCAGCATTCCCACGGCGACGCGCGTGACCCTCGACCTGGGCAACAAGTCCATCGCTTCGGACCCGGCCGGACAGCGCGGCATCCCCTGGAACCTCCCCGGTGCCGAACCCGGCCAGCACAACGAGGAACACTGGGTCATGGACAGCGTGGACAGCTCCGGCCTGTCGGTCGGCGATCCCATCTACGTCTTCCCAACCCACGTATGCCCCTGCTCCGCACTGCATCGCCAGGTGTACGTAATCGACGGCGACGGCCGCTGCCGGGAGCAGTGGACGGTCGACGCGCGGGACCGGGAATAG
- a CDS encoding MFS transporter, translated as MLSRGEVNRSLRSFIVVRGLWGAWGQMVGTNTAVFAGFVLSLGADASDIAFYSAIASILAPVQIISSLFSKTIENKKRWVVWNGVLEALFRGLMITIPFLFVESLHQRMLLIFLVAGLTAGYIYTPFYSNWVAGTVPENIRARFTSRQTIVNSLVGAAVGVMTGRFVDWFPGDEKLMAFVVVFVVGTLCGAAGPLFLRRTPYPSRVDETETRNPLRHLLQPFRDGNFRRLVTFYASWQFALGLSGPLFSVFMLDRLGFGYTAISLLSALGTLATIAGYRAWSVIIDRFGSKPVLQILIIPGALNAFLWGLCQPGNHAMVAVAMLLSGLIMGGINLAVTPLQYALLPKENQDERVAYMASWSTSINLLYAAGPLLGGILVASLAGVRFTVAGFLIQDINLLFFLSGIMRFVPLFLLRPVRDARSISSQQLLSNMFRGNLLSYTFNYIVFNVATAEDRRARAAYRLGRSRNPMAIDHLVQALSDASGKVRRQAARALGETGSEVAVNSLIRELESPSSDIRSEAAEALGQLKHAKAVDPLVEALEDEDPRVRISAISGLGQMEGDDVQELLFWQFSNNVDPLTFPTLVEALSHREDYRIIKPTFDRLGSFTSPAVRLQLLNNICHTLGAGDRFYKLLSMEENERYGELERMIKRTVSRFTESKAVPEDTRRSVESLFALFIQAYERNDVPAMMEQARLLAALIRDSHPVVEQSPLDTLSVYLIIMTMNHFIDSDAHQDLPGAQEIFLAVCMRRIATLVS; from the coding sequence ATGCTTTCACGGGGCGAAGTCAACCGATCGCTTCGATCCTTTATCGTCGTGAGAGGACTCTGGGGCGCCTGGGGCCAGATGGTCGGCACGAATACGGCCGTCTTCGCGGGTTTCGTGCTGTCACTCGGCGCGGACGCGTCGGACATCGCCTTCTACTCCGCGATCGCATCGATCCTCGCGCCGGTGCAGATCATTTCCTCCCTCTTCAGCAAGACCATCGAGAACAAGAAGCGCTGGGTCGTATGGAACGGCGTGCTGGAGGCGCTGTTCCGGGGGCTCATGATCACGATCCCCTTCCTCTTCGTCGAATCGCTGCACCAGCGGATGCTGCTCATCTTCCTGGTCGCCGGGCTGACCGCGGGATACATCTACACGCCCTTCTACTCGAACTGGGTCGCCGGCACCGTCCCGGAGAACATCCGCGCCCGCTTCACGAGCCGCCAGACCATCGTCAACAGCCTGGTGGGCGCCGCGGTGGGCGTCATGACGGGCCGATTCGTGGACTGGTTTCCCGGTGACGAAAAGCTCATGGCCTTCGTGGTGGTCTTCGTTGTGGGGACCCTCTGCGGCGCCGCCGGGCCGTTGTTTCTCAGGCGCACGCCCTACCCGTCCCGTGTCGACGAGACCGAGACCCGGAATCCCCTGCGCCACCTGCTGCAGCCCTTTCGCGACGGGAACTTCCGCCGGCTGGTTACATTCTACGCGTCCTGGCAGTTCGCCCTGGGACTCTCCGGTCCGCTCTTCAGCGTGTTTATGCTCGACCGGCTGGGGTTCGGCTATACCGCCATCTCCCTGCTGAGCGCCCTGGGCACGCTCGCCACTATAGCAGGTTACCGCGCCTGGAGCGTGATCATCGACCGCTTCGGCAGCAAGCCGGTCCTCCAGATCCTCATCATTCCCGGCGCGTTGAACGCCTTTCTGTGGGGGCTGTGCCAGCCCGGCAACCACGCCATGGTCGCCGTCGCCATGTTGCTCTCCGGCCTCATCATGGGCGGCATCAACCTGGCGGTCACGCCCCTGCAGTACGCGCTGCTTCCGAAGGAGAACCAGGACGAGCGGGTCGCCTACATGGCCTCGTGGTCCACGTCGATCAACCTGCTCTACGCCGCCGGTCCGCTCCTGGGCGGCATTCTGGTGGCTTCGCTGGCCGGGGTCCGCTTCACCGTGGCCGGGTTCCTGATCCAGGACATCAATCTCCTGTTCTTCCTGAGCGGGATCATGCGTTTCGTGCCGCTGTTCCTGCTCCGGCCGGTACGCGACGCCCGCTCCATCTCGTCCCAGCAGCTCCTTTCGAACATGTTCCGCGGCAACCTGCTGAGCTACACCTTCAACTACATCGTGTTCAACGTGGCCACGGCCGAAGACCGGCGCGCGCGGGCGGCTTACCGGCTGGGTCGGTCCCGGAATCCCATGGCCATCGACCACCTTGTCCAGGCCCTGTCCGACGCCAGCGGCAAGGTGCGCCGGCAGGCGGCGCGGGCGCTGGGGGAAACCGGCTCGGAGGTGGCGGTGAACTCGCTCATACGGGAACTGGAGAGTCCTTCATCGGACATCCGCAGCGAGGCGGCCGAGGCCCTGGGCCAGCTGAAACACGCCAAAGCGGTGGACCCGCTGGTCGAGGCCCTGGAAGACGAAGATCCCAGGGTGCGGATCAGTGCCATTTCCGGGCTGGGACAGATGGAGGGCGACGACGTGCAGGAACTGCTGTTCTGGCAATTCTCGAACAACGTGGATCCGTTGACCTTCCCCACGCTCGTGGAGGCCCTGAGCCACCGCGAGGACTACCGCATCATCAAGCCGACCTTCGACCGGCTCGGATCCTTCACATCGCCCGCGGTGCGGCTGCAGCTGCTCAACAATATCTGCCACACGCTGGGCGCCGGAGACCGCTTCTACAAGCTGTTGTCCATGGAGGAAAACGAACGCTATGGCGAACTGGAACGCATGATCAAGCGGACCGTTTCCCGGTTTACCGAATCGAAGGCGGTTCCCGAAGACACCCGCCGGAGCGTGGAAAGCCTCTTCGCCCTATTCATCCAGGCCTATGAACGCAACGACGTGCCGGCCATGATGGAACAGGCCCGGTTGCTCGCGGCGCTCATCCGCGACAGCCACCCCGTCGTGGAACAGAGTCCCCTTGACACCCTGTCGGTGTATCTCATTATCATGACCATGAACCACTTCATCGACAGCGATGCCCACCAGGACCTGCCCGGCGCGCAGGAGATCTTCCTGGCGGTGTGCATGAGACGGATCGCCACGCTGGTGAGTTGA
- the ypdA gene encoding YpdA family putative bacillithiol disulfide reductase: MSTWSGRSSPWNWKTRIGGNLYDAVIIGAGPAGLAAAYAARQVGLDYVVVERQCIVHTIYQFPTGLIFYSTPELISLGDVPMIVQGLKPTREEALNYYLKFVESQGLKVNTYEEVTRISGQDGDFEIESVSQREGDRHYRTRKVILATGAFDSANRIGVPGEELPKVFHYFKEGHPYFDRDVLVVGGKSSAVETALTLYRAGARVTMSYRRGAFRGIKYWVLPDLENRIAEGSITAIMDSTLKEIRQTEVVLDVSGSKRVIPNDFVFCMTGHGPDVPFLSGTGVVVLPEDNIPVHDPDTFESNVPGIYIIGVITAGNVSSDIFIENSRLHGPKVVEHILAQDGVK; the protein is encoded by the coding sequence ATCTCTACCTGGAGTGGGAGGTCGTCGCCATGGAACTGGAAGACTAGGATCGGAGGAAACTTGTACGACGCCGTCATCATCGGAGCCGGACCGGCCGGACTCGCCGCGGCCTACGCCGCCAGGCAGGTCGGATTGGACTACGTGGTCGTGGAGCGCCAGTGCATCGTCCACACCATCTACCAGTTCCCCACGGGCCTGATCTTCTACTCGACCCCGGAACTCATCTCGCTGGGCGACGTGCCCATGATCGTCCAGGGGCTCAAGCCCACCCGGGAAGAGGCGCTGAACTACTACCTGAAATTCGTCGAGTCCCAGGGACTCAAGGTGAACACCTACGAGGAGGTCACCCGCATCTCGGGTCAGGACGGAGACTTCGAGATCGAATCGGTCTCGCAGCGAGAGGGCGACCGCCACTACCGCACCCGGAAGGTCATCCTGGCCACCGGCGCCTTCGACAGCGCCAACCGGATCGGCGTGCCGGGCGAGGAACTGCCCAAGGTCTTCCACTACTTCAAGGAGGGCCACCCCTACTTCGACCGGGACGTCCTCGTCGTGGGCGGCAAGAGCTCGGCCGTGGAGACGGCCCTGACCCTCTACCGCGCCGGCGCGCGGGTGACCATGTCCTACCGCCGCGGCGCGTTCCGGGGCATTAAGTACTGGGTCCTGCCCGACCTGGAGAACCGCATCGCCGAGGGATCGATCACGGCCATCATGGACTCCACGCTGAAGGAGATCCGGCAGACCGAGGTCGTCCTGGACGTGTCGGGCTCGAAGCGCGTGATCCCGAACGACTTCGTATTCTGCATGACGGGCCACGGCCCCGACGTGCCCTTTCTCAGCGGCACAGGCGTCGTAGTCCTGCCCGAAGACAACATTCCGGTCCACGACCCCGACACCTTCGAATCCAACGTGCCCGGTATCTACATCATCGGCGTCATCACCGCCGGCAACGTAAGCAGCGACATCTTCATCGAAAATAGCCGCTTGCATGGACCGAAGGTGGTGGAGCATATTCTGGCGCAGGACGGGGTTAAGTAG
- the purE gene encoding 5-(carboxyamino)imidazole ribonucleotide mutase, protein MNVNKPTSNPLVGVVMGSKSDWDTMRNVQEVLEQFGVPHECRIVSAHRTPVWLAEYAAEAEGRGLEVIIAGAGGAAHLPGMMAAQTLLPVLGVPVESKALNGMDSLLSIVQMPRGIPVGTLAIGQSGAVNAGLLAVAILANSRPDLREKLRKYREDQTGKVMGDELT, encoded by the coding sequence ATGAACGTAAACAAACCCACTTCCAATCCCCTCGTCGGCGTGGTTATGGGCAGCAAGTCCGACTGGGACACCATGCGGAACGTCCAGGAGGTGCTCGAGCAGTTTGGCGTGCCCCACGAATGCCGGATCGTCTCGGCCCACCGCACGCCCGTCTGGCTGGCCGAGTACGCGGCCGAGGCCGAGGGACGAGGCCTCGAAGTCATCATCGCAGGCGCCGGCGGCGCAGCCCACCTGCCCGGCATGATGGCTGCCCAGACGCTCCTTCCCGTACTCGGCGTGCCTGTAGAAAGCAAGGCGCTCAATGGGATGGACTCCCTGCTCTCCATCGTCCAGATGCCCCGCGGCATCCCCGTGGGCACCCTGGCCATCGGCCAGTCCGGCGCCGTGAACGCGGGCCTGCTCGCCGTGGCCATCCTGGCCAACTCGCGGCCGGACCTGCGGGAGAAACTGAGGAAGTATCGGGAGGATCAGACCGGGAAGGTCATGGGGGACGAGCTGACGTGA
- a CDS encoding DSD1 family PLP-dependent enzyme → MARPGSPIEDIDTPALVIDLDLMEGNIARMAAFFADKDAYLRPHTKTHKTPVLAHRQIEAGARGVTCAKLGEAEVMAAAGIRDILVANQVVGRVKIDRLVALARHSDVIVASDHEENVREISDAALAAGTRVNMIIEVDVGMERCGVPPGEPAWRLAQAIDKHPGVIFRGVMGYEGHIIGNPNDEERYAGCRASMTMLTQTADYIRERGLAVDLVSGGGTGTYKVTGTFPGVNEVQAGSYILMDGTYRKRIPEFDCSLTIYATIVSRPGDELAVADAGLKTMTNDMGLQTVRGVDGASILRQSEEHVKIELPGASCTLRPGDKFHIVPSHCCTTINLHDRFYGVRGGTVESVWDIAARGKLQ, encoded by the coding sequence ATGGCCCGTCCCGGCAGTCCGATCGAAGACATCGACACCCCGGCCCTGGTGATCGACCTGGACCTGATGGAAGGCAACATCGCCCGCATGGCGGCGTTCTTCGCCGACAAGGACGCCTACTTGCGGCCCCACACCAAGACGCACAAGACGCCGGTCCTGGCCCACCGGCAGATCGAGGCCGGCGCCCGGGGCGTCACCTGCGCCAAGCTGGGCGAGGCCGAGGTTATGGCGGCGGCGGGCATTCGCGACATCCTCGTGGCCAACCAGGTCGTCGGGCGGGTCAAGATCGACCGGCTCGTCGCCCTCGCGCGCCATTCGGACGTCATCGTCGCCTCGGACCACGAGGAAAACGTCCGGGAGATCTCCGACGCGGCGCTGGCCGCCGGCACCCGGGTGAACATGATCATCGAGGTCGACGTCGGCATGGAGCGCTGCGGCGTGCCGCCCGGCGAACCCGCCTGGCGACTCGCCCAGGCCATCGACAAGCATCCCGGCGTCATCTTTCGCGGGGTGATGGGCTACGAGGGCCACATCATCGGCAACCCGAACGACGAGGAGCGATACGCCGGCTGCCGGGCGTCCATGACCATGCTTACCCAGACGGCCGACTACATACGCGAGCGGGGTCTGGCCGTGGACCTGGTCAGCGGCGGCGGCACGGGGACGTACAAGGTCACCGGGACGTTTCCGGGCGTGAACGAAGTGCAGGCGGGATCCTACATCCTGATGGACGGCACCTACCGGAAACGCATCCCCGAATTCGATTGTTCACTCACCATCTACGCCACCATCGTCAGCCGGCCCGGCGACGAACTCGCCGTCGCCGACGCGGGCCTGAAGACCATGACGAACGACATGGGACTGCAGACCGTCCGCGGCGTGGACGGCGCGTCGATCCTGCGCCAGTCCGAGGAACACGTCAAGATCGAGCTGCCCGGCGCGTCCTGCACGCTCAGGCCGGGCGACAAGTTCCACATCGTCCCGAGCCACTGCTGCACGACCATCAACCTCCACGACCGGTTCTACGGCGTGCGCGGCGGTACGGTTGAGTCCGTGTGGGACATCGCGGCGCGCGGTAAACTACAGTAG
- a CDS encoding 5-(carboxyamino)imidazole ribonucleotide synthase: MNDPILPGSTIGILGSGQLGRMIAIAARRMGYRIHTLSPESDSPTGHVADREVVAAYDDVEAVKRFAADVDVITLEFENISAECVDAASPIAPVRPKGSVLHTTQNRLREKTFLAEHGFPVAPFRHVKSGKELAAAVEEIGTPAVLKTAGFGYDGKGQVKIDSADDVGDAWTTMAGQEAVLEAFIDFELELSVVAARGLNADFAHYGAVENKHSRHILDVTTAPADVSGAVNVTAVNLTRKVFEALDVVGVACVEYFLDRTGNLIINEIAPRVHNSGHFTFDACVTSQFEQQVRAVCGLPLGSTEQPRPAAMANLLGDLWANGEPDWAAVLAIPEIKLHLYGKQEARPGRKMGHLTAMADTREQAVERVVEARRGLGG; encoded by the coding sequence ATGAACGACCCAATCCTTCCAGGATCGACCATCGGTATCCTCGGAAGCGGCCAACTCGGCCGCATGATCGCCATCGCCGCCCGGCGCATGGGCTATCGCATCCACACCCTCTCACCAGAATCCGACTCGCCTACCGGTCACGTCGCAGACCGCGAAGTCGTGGCCGCCTATGACGATGTGGAAGCTGTGAAGCGCTTCGCCGCCGATGTGGACGTCATCACCCTTGAGTTCGAGAACATATCCGCCGAATGCGTCGACGCCGCATCGCCCATCGCACCGGTTCGCCCCAAAGGCAGCGTACTCCACACGACGCAGAACCGCCTGCGGGAGAAGACTTTTTTGGCGGAGCACGGGTTTCCGGTCGCGCCGTTTCGTCACGTCAAGTCGGGGAAGGAACTGGCAGCGGCCGTCGAGGAAATCGGTACGCCCGCCGTGCTCAAGACGGCCGGTTTCGGATATGACGGAAAGGGTCAGGTAAAGATCGATTCGGCTGACGACGTGGGCGACGCTTGGACGACCATGGCGGGGCAGGAAGCGGTGCTAGAAGCGTTTATCGATTTCGAACTCGAACTGTCCGTGGTCGCCGCGAGAGGATTGAACGCCGATTTCGCCCACTACGGTGCCGTCGAGAACAAGCACAGTCGCCACATACTTGACGTTACGACCGCTCCAGCCGACGTGTCCGGCGCGGTAAACGTCACCGCCGTGAACCTCACGCGGAAGGTATTCGAAGCCCTCGACGTCGTCGGGGTCGCCTGCGTCGAGTACTTTCTCGACCGCACCGGGAACCTCATCATCAACGAGATCGCGCCCCGCGTCCACAACTCGGGTCACTTCACCTTCGACGCCTGCGTTACCAGCCAGTTCGAGCAACAGGTCCGAGCCGTTTGCGGCCTGCCCCTCGGATCGACCGAGCAGCCCCGGCCCGCGGCCATGGCCAACTTGCTGGGAGATCTGTGGGCGAATGGCGAGCCCGACTGGGCGGCGGTCCTGGCCATTCCGGAGATCAAATTACATCTATACGGGAAACAGGAAGCCCGGCCAGGCAGAAAGATGGGGCACTTGACAGCTATGGCGGACACGCGGGAGCAGGCGGTGGAAAGGGTGGTGGAGGCGAGGAGGGGGTTGG
- a CDS encoding ABC-F family ATP-binding cassette domain-containing protein, translated as MALVSFHKVTKHYGAQCVLQGISWGIDPGQHVGLIGSNGTGKTTMLQLITGDLSPDEGEISRRRDLRTGYLTQDAHLTATNSVLDEALSSFERIHELEKQLREAEAALEKAKGDAEETERRLGLYGRLTEEFERAGGYTYPHRAKTVLHGLGFKEEDLPLPVNVLSGGQKTRLRLGKLLLGDADLLLLDEPESHLDVAATEWLEDYISDHPAAILLVSHDRYFLDRTVNRIAELEDLGLQNFPGNYTRAMEVKAERLKARQRAYDQQQAFIKEREEFIRRTIEGVKTKQAQGRRSHLARLNRLEKPRTKHRSASLNFGTMKRSGRDVLALDDLSKSYGTRTLFSELHFTQHLGDRVGLIGYNGAGKTTLLRMIVGQETPTSGRIRLGTGVDIGYYDQERASLTGERSVLNELWSVRPALNEGTVRNLLGRFLFRGDDVFKQVNLLSGGEQGRLALAKLILEEPNFLVLDEPTNHLDILSRQALEQALADYPGTLMVASHDRYFLDQMVGALLIFEQDGVRHWEGTYSEYRAYKEEQRLEAARSKEKKPRRRAGTAGDSAGTAGGTTGGAGGTAYDPRKKERKEQRMMAEALEEAIRKKEAEIARLEGDLGEEGTFSDREQVERVGSAYARARQELENLYLEWEVVAMELED; from the coding sequence ATGGCGCTCGTATCCTTCCACAAAGTCACGAAACACTATGGCGCGCAGTGTGTCCTCCAGGGCATCAGCTGGGGCATCGACCCCGGCCAGCACGTGGGCCTGATCGGTTCCAACGGGACCGGCAAGACGACCATGCTGCAGCTCATCACCGGCGACCTGTCGCCGGACGAAGGTGAGATCTCCCGCCGGCGGGACCTCCGGACCGGCTACCTGACCCAGGACGCGCACCTGACAGCCACCAACTCGGTCCTGGACGAGGCGCTGAGCAGCTTCGAGCGCATTCATGAACTGGAAAAGCAGCTGCGCGAGGCCGAAGCGGCGCTGGAGAAAGCGAAGGGCGACGCCGAGGAAACCGAGCGCCGGCTGGGGCTGTACGGCCGGCTGACCGAGGAGTTCGAACGGGCCGGTGGCTACACCTACCCGCACCGCGCAAAGACCGTGCTCCACGGCCTGGGTTTCAAAGAGGAGGATCTGCCCCTGCCGGTCAACGTGCTCAGCGGCGGGCAGAAGACGCGCCTGCGCCTGGGCAAGCTGCTGCTGGGGGACGCGGACCTGCTGCTGCTGGACGAGCCGGAAAGCCACCTGGACGTAGCCGCGACGGAGTGGCTGGAGGATTACATCTCCGATCACCCGGCGGCCATCCTGCTCGTTTCCCACGACCGCTACTTCCTCGACCGGACAGTGAACCGGATCGCCGAACTGGAAGACCTGGGGCTGCAGAACTTCCCGGGCAACTACACCCGTGCCATGGAGGTCAAGGCCGAACGCCTCAAGGCGCGGCAGCGCGCGTATGACCAGCAGCAGGCCTTCATCAAGGAGCGGGAAGAATTCATACGCCGGACCATCGAGGGCGTCAAGACCAAGCAGGCCCAGGGAAGGCGGAGCCATCTGGCGCGCCTGAACCGCCTCGAAAAGCCGCGGACGAAGCACCGGTCGGCCTCTCTGAACTTCGGGACGATGAAGCGCAGCGGCCGGGACGTGCTCGCCCTCGATGACCTATCCAAGAGCTACGGCACGCGGACATTGTTCTCGGAATTGCATTTCACCCAGCACCTGGGCGACCGCGTGGGCCTGATCGGGTACAACGGCGCGGGCAAGACCACGCTGCTCCGCATGATCGTGGGCCAGGAGACGCCTACGTCCGGGCGCATCCGCCTGGGCACGGGCGTGGACATCGGCTACTACGACCAGGAACGGGCCAGCCTGACGGGCGAGCGGTCCGTGCTGAACGAACTCTGGTCGGTCAGGCCGGCCCTGAATGAGGGCACGGTGCGCAACCTCCTCGGCCGTTTCCTCTTCCGCGGAGACGACGTCTTCAAGCAGGTGAACCTGCTGAGTGGAGGGGAGCAGGGGCGCCTGGCGCTGGCCAAGTTGATCCTGGAGGAACCGAACTTCCTGGTCCTCGACGAACCGACCAACCACCTCGACATCCTCTCCAGGCAGGCCCTCGAGCAGGCCCTTGCCGACTACCCCGGCACGCTCATGGTGGCGTCCCACGACCGGTATTTCCTCGACCAGATGGTCGGCGCGCTGTTGATCTTCGAACAGGACGGCGTCCGCCACTGGGAAGGCACCTACTCGGAGTACCGGGCTTACAAGGAGGAGCAGCGCCTCGAAGCCGCGCGGTCGAAGGAGAAGAAGCCACGCCGCAGGGCCGGAACGGCTGGCGATAGTGCCGGAACGGCTGGCGGGACGACGGGCGGGGCGGGCGGGACGGCCTACGATCCCCGGAAAAAGGAACGCAAGGAGCAGCGGATGATGGCCGAAGCGCTGGAGGAGGCCATTCGGAAGAAGGAGGCGGAGATCGCCCGACTCGAGGGCGACCTCGGCGAGGAAGGGACCTTCTCCGACCGGGAGCAGGTCGAACGGGTCGGCAGCGCCTACGCACGCGCCCGGCAGGAACTGGAGAATCTCTACCTGGAGTGGGAGGTCGTCGCCATGGAACTGGAAGACTAG